Part of the Antechinus flavipes isolate AdamAnt ecotype Samford, QLD, Australia chromosome 2, AdamAnt_v2, whole genome shotgun sequence genome is shown below.
caaccccaatCACATTGCATCACACAGCAATTGCAAAGCCGCCTCCTTCCCCCAGCCCCTTGCAATGCATGAGCTGTGGCTGCCTGTGCATCCAACAGAGAGCTGCTTCTGATTAGAGCAGAAATGGCCTGGACACAGATGTTAGGAGCAACTAGAGTATTTGGAATAAAGATACAGGACAAATGAGCAAGTCTTACAAAATAAAGGGAACTTCCAGAACTAATGGGGTTGAGGGTGCATATTGgtaatggggaggggaggggagagaaaaacacCTACCACCCGACAGGAAACCCTTCACACCTTTTTGCCACATACAAATTTAGTCATTCCAAGACCCTCTCTTCCAGCTGGGATCATTTGAACTTTGGAGTCTTCAAATGCAAACACATATGCCTAAATGGATGGATTTTTATTGTAACCTATgcaaaaaaataatgctttagcAATACTTTTCTaacacataaattttaaaaatcattaacagTGGCATTTCTGGAAGATAAACCTGTAGCTAAATTACTAGACGGTTATTTTTATCAGTTACATCTCTGTGTCACGtatcttaaatataaaattaggtTGATAATCACTGTCAGTTCTATAAATCAAactgaaactttttaaaactttaaacatATATTAGTTTTCCTATGAGTTCAAAATTCTCTGGTTTAATTAAGTTTCCAggcaagaacaacaaaaaaccaattcCACATTTAAAGTAGAACCACTTAGAATACGAGGCTGACTATAATGAAGACAGGCATTGTCCtaggaaaataattaagaattatgtcaaatttacattatttcaatgtccaaaaaataaaattaattccaaAAATCTAAACAAGTTGACATTAAAAATATGACACCACCCACTAAAAGAGTGtcaatacaaaacaaacaaaaaaatctgttcCCTTGTGGCAGTCATGGGACAGCAACACCTGCATTAAATCATTAAAGGGGTAAAAGGTGGTAAAGTTATGGTCATAAATCACTTCTTAATTTAATAGCAGACAAAATTTTGTTACCTTAATGTTGAAAAGACTAAAGATTTAGGAGGAATATTCTCTTTCGGTTTcataaatttgtttatttgtaattCTTGCCAGAGTTTGTGGCAGTTTTCAACAAAACTAGGAGCTATCCAACTTTGttcctccttcccaccccacccccccaaaaaatcccaaTTTGAAACAACCTGAATTATTTCATGTACAAAATTCAGTCCCATATTAAAAACTCAGGGACCAAAGAGTCACATTAAAGTATCGCACTTTAAGCAAAACTGAGCATTCTGAGATCTTCCTGCAACAGCTGAGGAAATCAACATTAAGGGAAAAAGAGTAGGGGGACTTGGAGAGGATAGAGGGGACAAGGAGGAATGTATCTATATTTTACAATATTGTATATAACTACTAGTTATGCCTCTTCCTCTTCTGAAAGTAGTGTGATGCAGATTTGTAATAAACCAAATTTGATAAACTTTAGACTCGTTtgtttaaattgcatttttcatAGGTCTATTGATCTTCTCTAACGCCTTACCAAATGCAAAAGAGATAAATTATAtagcaaaacacaaaaaaaaatcagatgctCTTTTCATAGGAGGGCGTAAAGTAGCTGAAATTATAATAGCCTTTGTCTCTTTTGGAGTGTACATGTTAAGTACAGACAATTTCTCAATTAGGTTTTAATTAAAGTAAAATGTTTGCTAGATTGAGTGGAGTGTCTAAAAAATTCATAAGAAATAGCAACTAAGctgtcttaaatttttttttaaatacttttggaTGATATTTATCCTTGGCTATAGAAATAGCTACCTGTCACAATGCTTACGAAGTACAAGAGCAAGGAGAAGTGTCACCACAAACAATTATTGGTGCATAATTAATTACAGTAGTATGCCACTTACCCGGGAGGGAGCAGACCAGCGGGCTTTCAAGGGCAACGTATGTAAATGTAGTTtcagtatgcaaatttgcttaaTGATTTCCGATTTAAcatgatcatttaaaaatgtcCAGATCCACTCaccaaagggaaaacaaaatgtcTAGAGAAGAACTCTAGTTTTCAGAGATTCCTGGCTAAGGACGAAGCGCAAGTTTCAGTTACACATTTCCATCACTTTTACAATTATACCCCCTACCACCAGCTCTAGCTTACCGTGTTCGAAACTAAATGAAAATCAATGTGTGCCtaccaacttttaaaatgtaagcGCATCCTTGTAACGCAATCTACCTTTAAAAGCATTGATTTTTTTAGGGACAGTATTATTTGCCATCAACGCTGgaatacttttcctttttgtcagtGGTATtccatttgtaatatttttctttggattCCATTTCCCTACGCTAAACTTTTCAGTCATTACCAACTTTTAAGTAGTTAAAAGCTCAAAAGGCATATATGGAAAGGTCATTGTTACATACCCCGTATTCCTAAATTCACCAGGACTTGTGTGCTCTAACTTCTTAATCATTGGAATTTAAATTCgagaaagcatattttaaaatttctaaatccGTCTATGCCTAGTCTTCCCTacactcttcctccttttccagaGCGCAGTGGCAACCGTACAGTATTTACCACCCCAGCTGGGCTCCCTCGGCCACGCCCCCCACTTCGTGAAGATTGGCTTAGAACGCGGAAGGACTGAACGTTCTTTGAGCTTTCACTCCCACCAATGGCAGCTTCCTTCTAGCCTGACGGACAAGTCAAATTCCACCAATAATAGCCGAGAGAAATTGGTTTTGGTAGTCCTAGTGTGTTAGAATAAAAGCAGCCTCGACAGCCTACAGCTTCATTCTGAGCCCAGAGAGCTGTTGGGAGTAAAGCTACGGAGAATAGGCTGCTTCACGTAGACAGAGCGCCAGTAGCAACCGCTCTCCCCGTGCTGTGCGTCCAACATGAAAGCCTTCAGTCCTGTGAGATCTGTTAGGAAAAACAGCCTCTCTGACCATAACCTAGGTATATCTCGTAGCAAAACCCCGGTGGATGATCCTATGAGTTTGCTCTACAATATGAACGACTGCTACTCCAAATTGAAGGAGCTGGTGCCCAGCATCCCCCAGAACAAGAAAGTGAGCAAGATGGAAATCCTGCAGCATGTTATTGACTACATTTTGGACCTGCAAATCGCTCTAGACTCACATCCCAGCATTGTCAGCCTTCATCACCAGAGGCCGGGACAAAATCCATCCTCTAGGACACCTCTGACCACTTTAAATACAGATATCAGCATCCTTTCCTTACAGGTAAATGTCTGCCCATGGTTCTCTCCCACCACCCGCTCCCTGCTCCTCTTTGACCAGTTCATACGTATTTAATTCCCTGTGCTGGCTGTCACTAACAGCCTCACACTTGAGACAATTAGGAGGTTAgtgttaagtatttttttttgttgttgttaattaaaaataagtcAAAACAAATTGGTAACTGAAATTGCTTATAAGTTCTCGAGAATGTTACACCTTATGTTTGTAAATCCGAATTGTCACAGATTTGTGAAATGGTACTGGaagttctataagaaatactTTACAAGGTTTTCACATTATAGATGCTAACATTGTgcttccattcttccctcccccttttttccccgCTTACAGGCTTCTGAATTCCCCTCAGAGCTAATGTCAAATGAGAGCAAAGCACTCTGTGGCTAAATATATGGTGAGTGTTTGTAGCTTCTGTGTTGAATGGTGAAGTGTTATGCCTGAtgtctttttcctcatttgattCCGAAAGTCCTGTTGTGAAAGTGTTCTtgaaattttacttaaaaaatgaACACTGTTGACAGTAGATGTTAATTTAATCTCAGCAAATTATCGTGGGCTCCGAACACCCTGGGAATGCCTTTTCATCGCTGAcccaacataattttttttttttaaatcccgcCTGTAATTCGCTGTGGTAGTGGCTCAAATGAAATGTGTTGGCCTGTGGAGGGGATTTGTATCCAGGTTGTTCCCTACTGTTACTCAGATTATATGAAGTGTTAACCTTCCTGGAAATTAATCTTAACAGAAATTCTATGGTGAATTCTCCTTTCCTAAAACTCTAACCCATCTGGGAGTTAATGGGTAACGGAGGATTTACTATCCTGCCCCTGAAATCTGGTGATCTGGGATTGTCTTCCCTATCAGTTAAATAAGTGGctgtttttaatcaaataattgcTATAAGAAGCAGACTGGCGCCTCTGAGCTCTGCTTGGAGATCCAAATGAGAGATTGGATTGTGAAGTTTTTCCTCCCGAGTGTCTGCTATTTTCATGTTTAATTTGCGCTTTTGAGGCAGTGTGTGTGTTGCATCTGGACGCCAGGGTTTGCCCAATCTTTGAGTGTTTGGTTAAATGTTCAAACTGTGGCTTCCTCCCTGGCGCCAGTCTGTCCGGATCTCTGCCCTTATGTTACATTCTCCTAAACATGCCTCTCTCCTCTCAATCTTTTGCAGGTGTTCacgactctttttttttttttctttgcacaacaacaacaaaaaatctacAGGATCTTTTCAGGCGCTGAACTTTATTTTTCAACCATGTAATGAGGGAGGTCAACATCAAGTTAAatggacctttaaaaaaaaaaaaaaagaaaaaaactgagcaTGAATACCCCCTTAACCCCCACCCCAGCGTGTTCTATGACCTGGACTGATTTTAGTTATTTATGAAGAGACTTTTAAATGCCCTTTCTGCAGTCGGAAGGTTTTCTTTATATACTATTCCCACCATGGGGAGCGAAACGTTAAAACTCACAAGGAATTGCCCATTTTAAGCAGACTTTGCCTTTTTTCAAAGGTGGAGCGTGAGTACTAGAAGGATCCAGTGTTCAGTTACTTAAATGAAGTCTTTTGGTCAGAAATTACCTTTTTTGACAAAGCCTACTGAAtgctgtgtatatatttatatataaatatatatatatatgagtgaaACCTTGTGAACTCTTTAATTAGAGTTTTCTTGTATAGTGGCAGAGATGTACATTTCTGCAAAAAGTGTAATGATGTACTTAATCATGCTAAACTTTTTATAAAAGTTTAGTTGTAAACTTAACccttttatacaaaataaatcaagtgTGTTTATTGAATGGTGATTGCCTGCTTTATTTCGGAGGACCAGtgctttgatttttattatgttatgtcATAATTGAATCCAAATAAATACAAGTTCAAATTTATGTAG
Proteins encoded:
- the ID2 gene encoding DNA-binding protein inhibitor ID-2 — its product is MKAFSPVRSVRKNSLSDHNLGISRSKTPVDDPMSLLYNMNDCYSKLKELVPSIPQNKKVSKMEILQHVIDYILDLQIALDSHPSIVSLHHQRPGQNPSSRTPLTTLNTDISILSLQASEFPSELMSNESKALCG